A window of Cryptomeria japonica chromosome 3, Sugi_1.0, whole genome shotgun sequence contains these coding sequences:
- the LOC131874173 gene encoding BURP domain protein RD22-like — protein sequence MAAPTIAVEATLSTYLNGRYPPSLGISEIIQFACLFEHFAPYEFWLFSVAASGARYLQGGEKERLSLTPSIAYWHEKLPMTPIPQSLWELISPDEVNVAKEGVNSIRLVQELESTPKTENPPDRSYAADRFPFFYRSYAADKSDELPFFYRSYAADKSDEIPFFYRSYAADKTDEFPFFYRSYAVDKSDELPFFYRSYAPEKSNEMKSDEIPFFYPSYTADKSNELPFFYRSYAADVQMPTTHSSQSVFLLEKDLVSGTKKYLSYSNTQKMHFLPRSVADKIPFSSDNLSVALKELNIAPDSDMGLAMKQTLKVCEAPPVKGETKYCATSLESMIDYITSKLGSNGVTVLATNVPKGKTSKSVKHQYSITGVQYKSQGEKPVYVCHTIKYAYAVYFCHELKGTKIARVSVKGEDGSMVEAATICHTDTSAWNPKHVAFLVLNVKPGAASVCHFIPENHFVWLGAN from the exons ATGGCTGCACCTACCATTGCGGTGGAGGCCACGCTGAGCACCTATTTAAATGGACGATATCCTCCTTCACTTGGCATCTCTGAAATCATTCAGTTTGCCTGCT TATTTGAGCACTTTGCGCCTTATGAGTTTTGGTTGTTT TCAGTAGCGGCTAGCGGAGCGAGGTATTTGCAAGGCGGTGAAAAGGAAAGGCTATCACTGACTCCGAGTATAGCGTACTGGCATGAGAAGCTGCCCATGACGCCCATTCCACAGAGTCTGTGGGAACTTATCTCACCTGATGAAGTGAATGTTGCAAAGGAAGGAGTGAATTCGATACGCTTGGTGCAGGAATTAGAAAGCACTCCCAAAACTGAAAACCCTCCAGACCGTTCTTACGCTGCAGACAGATTCCCTTTCTTTTACCGTTCTTATGCTGCAGATAAATCAGATGAATTGCCTTTCTTTTACCGTTCTTATGCTGCAGATAAATCAGATGAAATCCCTTTCTTTTACCGTTCTTACGCTGCAGATAAAACAGATGAATTCCCGTTCTTTTACCGTTCTTACGCTGTAGATAAATCAGATGAACTCCCTTTCTTTTACCGTTCTTATGCTCCAGAGAAATCAAATGAAATGAAATCGGATGAAATCCCTTTCTTTTACCCTTCTTATACTGCAGATAAATCAAATGAATTACCTTTCTTTTATCGTTCTTACGCTGCAGATGTGCAAATGCCAACAACGCACTCATCGCAGAGCGTATTTCTGCTGGAGAAGGATTTGGTGAGTGGAACCAAAAAGTATCTAAGCTATTCCAATACTCAGAAGATGCATTTCCTTCCACGCTCCGTGGCAGATAAAATCCCTTTCTCCTCCGACAACCTCTCTGTGGCGTTGAAGGAGCTCAATATAGCGCCAGATTCTGACATGGGTCTTGCTATGAAGCAGACCTTAAAAGTATGCGAAGCTCCTCCGGTGAAGGGCGAAACCAAATACTGCGCAACATCGCTGGAGTCCATGATTGACTACATCACTTCGAAGCTGGGAAGCAATGGCGTAACCGTGCTGGCGACGAATGTTCCAAAGGGGAAGACATCAAAATCTGTGAAGCACCAATATTCCATCACGGGAGTGCAATACAAGAGCCAAGGAGAGAAGCCAGTGTATGTCTGCCACACTATAAAATATGCGTACGCAGTGTATTTTTGCCACGAATTGAAAGGCACCAAGATCGCAAGAGTTTCGGTGAAAGGCGAAGATGGCAGCATGGTGGAGGCGGCGACCATCTGTCACACGGACACCAGCGCCTGGAATCCGAAACACGTGGCATTCCTGGTGTTGAACGTCAAGCCTGGTGCTGCTTCTGTCTGCCATTTTATTCCCGAAAACCACTTTGTGTGGCTGGGAGCCAACTAG